Genomic DNA from Triticum dicoccoides isolate Atlit2015 ecotype Zavitan chromosome 4B, WEW_v2.0, whole genome shotgun sequence:
AAGTTTCTGTAACGAAATATGCAAGGGCCCTGGCGGTAGGTTCACCCTACGGCCATGGTGTCTGGCGGTAGGTTGTGTAACCCTACCGCCAGGTTTCCTGGCGGTAGGGTCCTCTGTTTTGTTTTTTCAAGTTCATTTGGTTGCTTGTtttcaaattcaatatcacagcaagtttcacaaatataacaacaaTATCATAGATTTTAAACAATTAAATTTGGGCATCACGTAGATCCATATTAAGATAACTTGAAGTGCATAGAACATTTCAAACACATAAAtccacaaatagcaaacacatagttccACATAGTTTCACAACCACTAGACAAGTTCAACCAAACTAAAAGAGCCAAGTATCGAAGAGCATAATCAGTTGCTCCTTTTCCTCTTGGAGGTACGGTCCTCGTTACGCTTTGAACGAGTCTCTTCGGTCTTCTTCTTGGGCCGGCGAGGAACCGGTCTCTGGAAAGGGTCCGGACTCagcaaatccttcttcttcggattcCTCTTCGGCAGCTGAGATGCCTGAGATGTTTGAGTTGGTGGAGGTCCATAAtcttcatcgtactcctcctccccgttgctctcatcctcctccccctcctcttcttcatgtgtggcctcctcatcctcatcctcttcctcctcctccccaacCAACCTGGACGACGAGGGAGCATGGCTCGATGAGCCGATGAGACCCTGTGTGGCTACAGGCTGATAAGCTTCAACTGACCCAGCTCCAGCACACCCAAGCAGCCCTACCAGCTTGCGACAATGCTGCACAAACTTCTGCACTCACAATGAAGCAAGGTCATAATAAGTATCAGATCGACTGACCGCAAGTGAACAAGATGCATCTGTTCCGAGGAGGCTGAAATTGTACCTTCATCGTCCCCTGACTCTGGTCTCAGATTGTACGCTCCCGGGAAGATGACCTAGTGCATCTgaggcttcaaagatgcatctgttcAGCTCACCGGACTACAATGGCATAAGTCAGTCACGTTGAcgaataaaatattttaaatacgaCCGTCGGTTCAAACGTACCACTCTGTTGATGAGGGGTGCAAACTCCCTAAATCCACTACGCATGTCTCTGATGCCGGTCTGGTATGCCTGTTCATCGGGGTCAGCCCACTCCAGCTCCGCGATGTCTTCCGCCGTCCATCGAGGCCTGAGACGAAGACGGTGCTTCTGGCCATCATCGTACCACCTCATGTGTCGGCCCAGGTAATCATCCCAGTTAGCCATCTCCTCTCCACGTCTTTACGCCACCTCCGTCGATTCCACTCCGTCACATGAGTCTTATGCTCCTCTCCCCAGTCTGTGATCGACTGATTCTTCTGCCGGCTCATGCTGCAAGGCATAAGCAACAAGAATCATCATAAGCACAATGAGATCATCATAAGTAACAAGAAACATGGTAATCTCACGGAGAACAAAGAGCTCACAGGTGCAGCGCGTGGCCGCCGGTATCGGTGGGCTGGCCCGGTGGGGTATGCTGATAAATCCCAAACTGCGTGGCCACGCGTTGTGGCAAATGCCACTCGACGGCGTACACACagatcatgggcacgatgcaccgcCAGATACCACGGTCCGCATCGCACATCACGTTCAGATCAAAGGCCCACTCTCGTTCTTGTCGATACGGGCACCAGATTACCTATTACATATACCTTGGTAAGTTTGCACTCTCGGTCAATAGCGGAATCAAAGAGAAAGGTGTTGTGCGAGTTCATATACCTGCGTATGCGTCAAAGCGTCCAACTCGTTGGTGTAGGTCttgtacgaagtcttgtttaggcccGTGTAGAGTTTGACAACGTCCCACTCGTAAGCTACGGTGGGGTTTCGAGTCTCTTCGCCTTCTTCGCCATAGTCTTCCCATGGGCGTCTTGGCAACTTCTCCGGACgccccaccggcagccgctcccacatccaaatggagaaggCCCAGACAAAGACACCCATATTGGACTTGTCTCCCGTCCTCTGCGTTGCGTCGTCAAGCTGCAAAACATCAAATGAGGATCAGATATAAGAAAATGTCATGGACACACTTTCGTAGGTAGGTACGCAATTAGACACTCTCTTACCGAACGGTATAGGTAGGCGAGAGATGCCGTCCCCCAACTGTACCCTGCATCCCAATCCGCTAGGAAGAACAAATACGCCCAGTTGGCAGAGTTCCCGGAGCTGTCTGGAAACACGACCTCCGAGAGAATATACCACAGATAGGCCCTCGCGTACAACTCCACAGTCGCCTCATCTGCGCCTTGGGGGCATGTCCTCCGGTGCTCCGAGAGCCAGATCAACGGCACACCGGATGTACGGTTACTCTTGGCACCGGGGCAGTCGTCGATGAGGGTGGTGACCCTCTCCTGCCAGTTGGCCCTCTCCACTCGACCGGTGAGTGCATGACCCTCGATCGGCATTGCAGTAATCATCCCCCAGTCCTCTAGGGTCACCGTCATCTCCCCGCATGGCAGATGGAAAGAATGGGTCTCCGGTCTCCAACGGTCAATCAGAGCTGTGAGAGCCGCGTGGACAAGCGTCGGCGACTGACGCTTGAACTGCAGCACGAAACCCAACAGACGGGCTCTCTTGAAGAGCGGCGCGTAGCGCTCGTCGTAGTCCATATGCCCATGAATCCCGTGACCCCTCATGCGCAGTGGCTGGAGCGTCTGTCAAAAAGTGAACGCCAAAAAGTTAGGAAATCATTTTcatcaatccgagaactttgatcAAAATTTCTTTCATATCACTTACCTCTCCGTTCTCTATGAAACGGGCACGATGACCCTTGTCGAATGCCCAGTCCAGCATGCAGTACCGTGGGCCGATGTTGTCCGCAAGAGGTGGCCGCCTTAATAGAGTTTCATAAACAAAAGCACCATAAGCATAAGCATACATAAACAAACAATGAACTCAAATCATATGAAGATAAAATTTTAAGCATATTCCTCCAACAACATCTACTACACATGATGGAtcaaatcatatcaacatgcatcatatcaaaaaaaacctccaacatacatcatagcttcatatttttaaacaaaattttccaaacaacatcttcatatcatcatatcaacatgcatcatcaaactagggttcatcttcacactagatcatatcatcatatcacatgcatcatcaaactagggttcaaaaaaattatgaactagggttcatcttcacactaacatatgaactattAATTAGAGTACATATCCAATGCCACTActtactaaagaactaagaactacAACTACAATCAATCTTAGGTGAAAAAAGTCAATCTTAGTTCAAAAACATGAGGAATTTCAAGCAAATAATGCGTCGAATCGGtagcaagtttgcaaaaactaattggagggatcggaggagcttacggttctctcctcggggccatctcgatccgccaaaacggtgaagaatcggtgaagatccaagggggggagtggaggagatgagagagggagagagggccaACTTGGGGGAGAAAAACAAGAACTGNNNNNNNNNNNNNNNNNNNNNNNNNNNNNNNNNNNNNNNNNNNNNNNNNNNNNNNNNNNNNNNNNNNNNNNNNNNNNNNNNNNNNNNNNNNNNNNNNNNNNNNNNNNNNNNNNNNNNNNNNNNNNNNNNNNNNNNNNNNNNNNNNNNNNNNNNNNNNNNNNNNNNNNNNNNNNNNNNNNNNNNNNNNNNNNNNNNNNNNNNNNNNNNNNNNNNNNNNNNNNNNNNNNNNNNNNNNNNNNNNNNNNNNNNNNNNNNNNNNNNNNNNNNNNNNNNNNNNNNNNNNNNNNNNNNNNNNNNNNNNNNNNNNNNNNNNNNNNNNNNNNNNNNNNNNNNNNNNNNNNNNNNNNNNNNNNNNNNNNNNNNNNNNNNNNNNNNNNNNNNNNNNNNNNNNNNNNNNNNNNNNNNNNNNNNNNNNNNNNNNNNNNNNNNNNNNNNNNNNNNNNNNNNNNNNNNNNNNNNNNNNNNNNNNNNNNNNNNNNNNNNNNNNNNNNNNNNNNNNNNNNNNNNNNNNNNNNNNNNNNNNNNNNNNNNNNNNNNNNNNNNNNNNNNNNNGGGAAGGGGCGCGGGGGCTCCGGGGCAAATAACTACccggaccctaccgccagggcccctGGCGGTATGGTTAGACAGTCTACCGTCagggcccctggcggtagggtgcgacggagggggacgGCGCCGTCTCCgcgcgctgacgtggataagtttcCTACCGCCATGGGCCGTGGCGATAGGctatctaaccctaccgccagaggccctggcggtaggcaaaagggtcaAATCTCGAAAAAATTTAAACAGGGGTCAGATCCTGAAATACTTTCTAAAAagagtcaaaacacgaaattttgccgcgTCAGGGCATGCACTACTGTACCTAACTCGATCCCAACGGCTCATCCTCAACGCTCGCTGACGCGAAACGGCCGACGAGTGACCAAGGATTTTcgagtggctgaagatcttcacGCACATCATCAGTCCATCAATCATCGCCCCGTTGTTGTCTACTGCCACCTCACGGCGCGTCTGCGTCACAGGTCATCCCGGACAACGACCGCTATTCCAGATTTTACATAACAAGCATGGTTTGACCGACTGTTCCCTCGCGTCCTGCACACGTAGACGACGCATCTCAGCCGTCCAAATGAACCTGAGGTTTGCTGCTTCGTCCGGCTTGGCTTGGCTTGCCGTTGCCGTGCCTTGCCCGAATTCCCTTGTTCGCTCGCATCCCGACACTGACGCCTCAATCAGTGTATGTAAACTCTACGGCTCCAGGTGGATAGACCATTCAACTTTAACTAATGGCGCAATAACAATTCATGCatgaatttttattttatttttgaacttacaATCCATGCAtgatagtactactagtactagtagcgctCGATGGACCTTCGAGATGCTATCGACTGAGGATTTAACGTCGCAATCATCGGTTATCTAATAGTAGTATCATCATGGAATTTGTCGCGCCCATAATCTTTCAGCTTGACCGGTGAGCAATGCAATGACGCCTGGTACGTACCGTGTCCCAGGAAATGAAGACAGGAGATTGAGGAATCCACAACCCAAGATAAGAAATCTGAATCGGTCGGTTCGGTTTCTTGTTTTCCTGACGGAGAGAAATCTGAATCactctgttttttttttttgacaacTCTGAATCATTCTGTTTTTTTTTAGTAACTCTGAATCACTCTGTTGGGATGACCCAGTCGAGCCCTCCTTTTAGGGGAGGAACTTTTAGACATGACAACTTTTAACCCAAAAAAAAGTCGTCGAaacatattgatatgagatctagctTCGAAGATCTCGTCGTGATGGATTTAATGTTGACGTGACGCAATCTGTGTGTTATAGGGCGTGTGGGTGGGTGTTGCTCCCACCACATGTGTGGGTGTTATCAGCGTCCTTTTCCTTAGCGGTTTCCACTATTTGCATAGTTTTCTtcgggtttttctttttctttttttgttcaggtttttggtttctttttttttctaaataCTTGTCTATTCTTTACACATTGTACATTCGTATATATCAGGATATTTAGATGTTTAGTTTTTCAAGTAaatgattaatattttttaaatatatatatgcGTTCATGCCGACTTCTTTTCATTCACATTGTTAATTCTTCGTATACATAAAAAACCTTTTTAATAGATGTTTAATAATTTGTAAAtagatgattaacatttttttcaaatatatgtttttgaacaattTTCCAATGAAcgataaacatttttcaaatacacattgAAACATTTGTTACATTGTATGTCATTATCATTGTTTTGAAACGCATGAACATATCTATAAATGTAACATACATGttttttgaatggtatgaaacattttttgaattacaaGATTTATTTTACATTGTATAGAACATTTTATAAAACTTATTCATGGACATTCTTTTAAACGTGTGAAGATTTTATAAATGTGCACACATTTTTGTAAACTACGTTAACCATTTTAAAATTCACGGTTTAAATTTTCCAAGTAATTTTAAAATTTGGAATAGACACCCTTTGTTCCTAAAGATAAGACGTTTTGGTAGTTCAAAATATCTTTACAAAATTTTAGAAACATAGATAGTGCATATTTAGAATATTTGTTTCAAAAATATTAACTaaagaaatgaaaaaacaaaaGTGAACAAACATGTAGGGAGCTACTTGGGCCGATACAATACTAGCGACTGGGAGGGCACCTTGAGGCGAGACCTCCTTTGGTCTCGTGGCAGGCGATAGAGCCGCTCCCGATTGAGACCACCAAAACTCCGAATATCTAATTTTGAGTCTGGGCTCATCTGCACCTGGTAAACAGTAAAATGGAAAAATTACTAGAAAATTTTAAAAAGTTATTTCTTCATGGAAGATGTTTGAGTGCATGAGGTCCGTGTCAATTTTCAGCGCATTTCGGCATCTATGTAGCTCTAAAAAAATGGTCCCAATAGTACATAAATAGTAAACTTTTCTAGTATTTTTTACACAGAGTTACCCAGATGACAAAACAAGCTGTCTTAAAAATCTGAAAATTAGCGCAAAAATTATGCACTgaaacaattttttttttgaatttttctattatatatttattttactgttcatgggCGGGAGCAAATGTGCTCGAAAGCCATTTCGCCGCTCTTTCAAGCTCTTGTAATACTTTGCTGCTGCCGGTGCATTTCTTGTGTCGTAGTCCAGTCCAACTCGTGGTGatctgcgaaccaacctgtggttgagatggttagatggacagtggtatccccaacccaacagggttcaaatcctggtgctcgcattattcctggatttatttcagggttTCCGGCGATGtgcttttagtgggaggagacgttcccgtcgacgatgaggcgcctacggtggcttcgtaaatttcaagatgatatgccggctcagtctttcggaggtgctcataggggtagggtgtgcgtgtgtgcattcataaggGTGAGTGTTTGCGCATGTATAtgggcgcttgtgtctgtactgatgcttaaAAAAAAACTTGTGGTGATCTCCCGCACATACGCCGCTTCGGCCTCATGTCCGTTACTGACATGCCGATCTGATCCGGGGAATATCCTATTTGACGCTTGCTGCAGCAAATTGCTGAAGGAACACACAGGGAACAGGAACGAGCGAGcaacatgggccggcccactactGAATGATTACCACCGTGCTACAGTATCTcgcttttgggaaccttctagagggtTCCCAggacctttttttattttttgacccTTTTTTTATTCTTTGGTTTTTTTGTttttcgttttcttcttttcttcttttttcgcttttctgtttctttttcttctttattattttttttctgttttatgttttttttgctttttcgtttatttaatttttctaaataccATAATTCGAAAATTGTTGAAAATGTcctgttttgaaaaaaaatcaaaatttcaaaaatgttcgtgttttaaaaaatcataaattcaaaaaatcttTCTTTTTATAAATTTTTTTCGTATTTTTGAAATCTTCAAAAATTGTTCGGATTTTCTAAAATTTgttcaaattcaaaaaaaacttTTTGAAAAAAGATTCGCAATTTTGAAAGCTGCGAAAATTAATCGCATTTTTGAAATCTTCGAAAATTGTTCGCATTTTTGTAATTTCGAAAATTGTTCTGGAATTTTCAAAAAAATCCTTGTTTTACAAAAGATATTTGaatgttttttttgaaatttttgacaatgttcaaaaaatgttcctcTTTTAA
This window encodes:
- the LOC119292816 gene encoding serine/threonine-protein phosphatase 7 long form homolog, which codes for MAPRREPRPPLADNIGPRYCMLDWAFDKGHRARFIENGETLQPLRMRGHGIHGHMDYDERYAPLFKRARLLGFVLQFKRQSPTLVHAALTALIDRWRPETHSFHLPCGEMTVTLEDWGMITAMPIEGHALTGRVERANWQERVTTLIDDCPGAKSNRTSGVPLIWLSEHRRTCPQGADEATVELYARAYLWYILSEVVFPDSSGNSANWAYLFFLADWDAGYSWGTASLAYLYRSLDDATQRTGDKSNMGVFVWAFSIWMWERLPVGRPEKLPRRPWEDYGEEGEETRNPTVAYEWDVVKLYTGLNKTSYKTYTNELDALTHTQVIWCPYRQEREWAFDLNVMCDADRGIWRCIVPMICVYAVEWHLPQRVATQFGIYQHTPPGQPTDTGGHALHLMSRQKNQSITDWGEEHKTHVTEWNRRRWRKDVERRATQGLIGSSSHAPSSSRLVGEEEEEDEDEEATHEEEEGEEDESNGEEEYDEDYGPPPTQTSQASQLPKRNPKKKDLLSPDPFQRPVPRRPKKKTEETQDPTARKPGGRVTQPTARHHGRRVNLPPGPLHISLQKLSAKPCHTLPPEHLAVGLDILPPSCLAVRY